Proteins found in one Anoplolepis gracilipes chromosome 7, ASM4749672v1, whole genome shotgun sequence genomic segment:
- the LOC140668069 gene encoding protein Wnt-6, protein MEMRSVLVAICLLLVTPITGSFWTVGSTLVMDPMLVCKKTRRLKGKLADICRKEPSLLKEIAKGVQVGTRECQYQFRNRRWNCTTIKRSLKKMLLRDTRETGFVNAITAAGVTYAITRACTMGDLVECSCDKMTSKDNRLAKFMRAAKAKKNLPTEGEWEWGGCGDNVNFGFRKSREFMDTPYRKRSDIKTLIKLHNYDAGRLAVRNYMKTECKCHGLSGSCTVRTCWRKMPSFREVGNRLKESFDGAAKVIPSNDGHSFITEGPTIKPPGRFDLIYSEDSPDFCKLNRKTGSLGTTSRQCNVTSPGIEGCELLCCGRGYDTRIIKEKINCQCRFRWCCEVTCNTCLVKKTVNTCR, encoded by the exons gacCGTAGGAAGCACACTGGTCATGGATCCGATGCTCGTCTGTAAGAAGACACGAAGGCTAAAGGGAAAACTCGCTGACATTTGCCGTAAGGAACCATCCCTGTTGAAAGAGATTGCAAAAGGTGTTCAAGTAGGCACTAGGGAATGTCAATATCAATTCCGGAATCGGAGGTGGAACTGTACGACTATCAAGAGATCTCTCAAGAAGATGCTGCTTCGCG ATACGCGGGAGACAGGTTTCGTAAACGCCATCACCGCCGCTGGAGTTACTTATGCGATTACGAGAGCCTGCACTATGGGTGACCTCGTGGAATGTTCTTGCGATAAGATGACGTCGAAGG ATAATCGTTTAGCTAAATTCATGCGTGCAGCCAAAGCCAAGAAAAATTTGCCAACGGAGGGAGAATGGGAATGGGGCGGATGCGGCGATAACGTGAACTTCGGCTTCAGAAAATCTCGAGAGTTTATGGATACGCCTTATCGTAAACGAAGCGACATTAAAACGCTAATAAAGCTTCATAACTATGATGCTGGACGTTTG GCTGTACGTAACTATATGAAGACCGAGTGCAAGTGTCACGGGCTTTCCGGTTCTTGTACGGTGCGCACTTGTTGGCGCAAGATGCCGTCGTTCCGGGAGGTCGGCAATCGCCTGAAGGAGTCCTTCGACGGCGCGGCCAAGGTCATTCCCAGCAACGACGGTCACAGTTTCATTACCGAGGGTCCCACGATCAAGCCGCCTGGTAGATTCGACCTGATTTACAGCGAAGATTCACCAGACTTTTGTAAGCTGAATCGTAAGACCGGCTCGCTAGGAACGACAAGTCGTCAGTGCAATGTAACTAGCCCCGGGATTGAGGGATGTGAGTTGCTTTGTTGCGGCAGGGGTTACGATACGAGAATCATCAAGGAGAAGATCAATTGTCAGTGTAGGTTTCGATGGTGTTGCGAAGTCACGTGCAACACATGCCTCGTCAAGAAGACCGTCAACACTTGCCGCTAG